tatatcaaaattctgtttatttttagttaaagaAAATCCAACCATCTGACTTTAGTTTAGTACTCCTAAGAATTATTAGCATAAAGTCAATATTTCATATCATTCTCTTTGTGGCTAAACCCCAAAAGAAGTACTAGTGGTACCATGtgttagatatttttaaaatgaatgaaCCACAAAAAATGCATGTTTTTTTATGTCCAAAAGAAAGGTTTTTTGACATGCTAGTGatatctttttctattttttcatatttcgaAGGGAGAAATGTTTCgtaataacaaaattttatatatatattcatgattCAAATTCGAAACTGTTAAGTATATTGAATCAACATTATCAGTTGATTGGACAATGATTTGAACACAAAAGTGTACAGTTTCGTCTCCTTTTCACATATTGTATCACTATATTCAGGTGATTGGACAATAATTCGAACACAAAAGTAGGCAGTTTGTCTCATTTTCACATGGTGAGACTAATAACACCtcgaaagcaaaaaaaaaataaaaaatcaatgagAACAAAAAAGATATCTACCGTCCAAACGTGTCTACACTAATCTATTTGTTTGGTTCTTTCACAATTTTTGTACCACAAAAAACATGAGTAATCAATTAAATATCAAAGTATTTAGCAAACAACCACTATCttaaaatgacattaaattgTTCGCTTTAAAAGTCATTATCATATAAAATGTGAAAGCTATAGATTGTCGATTCTACATTATTATAATTTggaattatatatatgtgtgtactttatgatattatataagTAACCTGTCCTCTAGGACACATCTTTAAGGTGAGACAACAACTAATTTAAATATGTTATCAAATgggaaaaattatttatctagACGAATAATCACTTTTCAGCTTTCGTAATTGAAAAAATAGCCATTATCGTGAGGTTttaaattcaacaaataaaagttcatgataataactatttttcaattacaaGACCGAAAAGTGATCATTAGCTGACACTATTACTATTCTGTAAATTCTGTCGCAATCACTCAAATAATACAAATTTGCACCACATATAAAGCCATTAGGATCAATATAATCGCTCTTTATCAACAAAACAAATATTTCTCGAGATCGATTGAACTGAAAATTTCTGACTAAGGACAGAGAGATCCCACCGCATCCTCTGGTGGTCCCTAAAACATTTCAATCAATATTGCCAAGCTAACATGTTAATGGTTTTACTTTTACCATCCATGTCCCTAGGCTTGATTACTATATTTACCTAAtgatattaattttagtttaagtCAATATAATTGAGAGGTTAAATACAAGATTAAATCAACTAATACTATCTATCATAATTTTGTGTTTTGATTAATTAGGATGAACATATATATTTCATACTCATGCACAATTCTTACACGGACTATCAATTGTTTACTACATACTgatcatttaaaaatatatatgaaaattgaaaaaacagctattagtatagagtttcaaattTCACAGGTGAAACTCCACGATTTGCATAATTCCATgcaaattatcaattttttactACATACCAagcattttaaaaatatatgaaatagtGTCTGGAGGTCACTATTGAattctatctttgaaaaatagtcattgttatgaaatttcaaatttcccAAGTGTTATGTGATGGAGTTCCTGTGGAACATCAAACTCCATGACATTGTCTATTTTTCAATGACAAAGGTTGAAAATGGGGTCTCGAGAGAATCGAATGTACACAAACATtacctcccccccccccccaacacACACACCCCTGATAATCCACCAGCTAAAAATCAAAGTATCaggattagaaaaaaaaataacgacAACAAAATAGCAAGATATACAAAGCAAATAAGGCAACAAATAgtagtaaaaaatactaaagaaTAAGATACAACGCGAATACCAAATAATACTATTGTAGACATTGAAAatttgtgggactctacaagacaTGTTCAATTCTAATTGGACTCTACAAGTGTTCAATTTCCAAATAAGGTActtggaggctactcaatcataaaccctagttcatgcctatataaagggtaccaTAATCTCTTAAAGAGAACTCGAATATTCcacaaattcatgaaatattcctaaggagatcaaattcaaatcatcctaattcgagaaatacgccacaaACAGCCCTCAAATCATGGATAAATATCTTATGAAAGAAGAATCATAAgatatttatcaataaagttatgtttcttcatattttatttgtgattgcaatttattttctgtcactTTAAAACTTGTTGCAAACAACTATAATAAACAATGAGAAGATGAGACTATCCCCCTCATCTCCCATGTGAAAATCCGATAACACTCTACTACCTACTACCCTTCTACCCTCCCTCGACCTCCGTACCTTCCTATCTTCTCAAATTTATtactaaaaaatatgaaaatagaaaatgtgaAATGAACATCAATTAGAGAGGAGAAGGAAATGGGCCCATACCAGCCAGTAATCCAAGCAGCAAATGGGCCAATCTTGTTTCCAGCCAATTTAGCACTCCAATAATAAAGCCCAGCAGCAGTTGGATAAGCAGAACATATTTCAGCCATAGAAAGGCCCACAATAAGTGTCATTAACCCAATTATGGGCCATCCACAAACAATAGTAACAGGCCCACCAAAAGTTAGGGCCTGATTATACAATGTTGATATACCAGTAAGAACTGATACAATGGAGAATGTCAAAGAAAAGTTTGAAATGAACCTGTTCATAAAGCCCAAAACAAAAGCAACATGTGAGTTAGGATCTTTACACGAATAGTCAATCAGATTACATGatatataataatagtaataaaaggTATTTTATGGGTCATCTGAATCTAGAAGCTTTGGTTCAAATCCTGTGTACCATCATAGCATGTTAAATAATAGATCTTTTATGTTGTGATAGAAATTCTAAACTCGAACTCATAATATTCAATCTACCTGagcttatatatatttagtgtgtgtatatatatgtatatatattcggagtgaaaatgatgaattaaaatttataaccaACAACATATCTCGTGTAATCCCAAAGGATCtgggggagggtagagtgtatgcaggTCTTACCAATAATATATCACTACCTTGGAGGTAGCTAGAGAGATTGTTTTCAGGAAAAAACAGTCCCAAAGGTagtattgagaaaaaaataacgGAAACGAAGACtcatagaaaaatattataaacaaCCTGTCAAATAATCCTAAACAATAGTCATAACAAGATACAACGATAATCAAAGTGTCAAAAACCCACAAAAATGACCATACTCAATGGACAAGAAACTACAAGAGTAAGCGAGACAACACTGAACAATCTACCCTAATATGTGTCTCCATAACCCACCATCTAAAAACATCATATCCTCGATAAATTAAATAGATGAacgaaaaagaaagaaagaatgacTTACGAAAGACCACGATAGAGTTCTTGCTTGTAACCCAATTCTTTAAGTCTAGAATCATCATTTGAAGaagtaattttgttttcattttcatcaagGAGATGATAAGAACCAGTTGAAGATTCTGCTTCCATATAATTTCTCatagtttgatttgattagTTGCTTGGACAAACTAACACAAAGAAGTAATAAGAAGTGAAAAGGACAGAAAGCAAAGTCCCcactaaaaataatactaatatgtttgcttatattaaaaaaaaaaatgtacatatttttctatgtttgttatgatttttttgagCAATATATAAATACCCACCTAATTCCTAACTGTCATAAAAGACCAAACAAAAGCATGGGTAATAGTCAATAACTTTGGGAGCTAGCGCCACCACAAATAATGCATCTTGTCGTACGCAATTTGGATTTTGTTGAAGTATTAGTATAGATATTAAATAtcgaataagaaaataaaaaaataataataacttcagatttgtataaagAGTGTGTTTGATAGGGAGGAAAATATGTTAATTAgtagaaatattttgaaattatttttacttttttttaagaaaaagatggtttattgaaaattagaaaaatgttttttcttgtGTGAgtagagcaaaaaaaaaagaaagaattgtttacaaagaaacttttattttctaaaagtatatgtataatataaatatcaaaaattgaaaagaatctAAATGCACGTGGATTTTCACAAAAAACGACACAATCTGCTCCATTAATGGTATGAAGATGCcgaaaatttttataaaaaatgaatctATAAAAGTTTCGTTTCACATGTTAAGATactaaacataaagaaaatcTTTAACGAGAAACACAAAATCAATATTGGCAATACTTATTGGATACATGCCATAGAAGTGGAAAAATTAACAAATCtggaaaagaaaagataattgaGTGTTTGATATCATTAATACatcattattaatattaatcataaacaaaaaaaaaacatatttgataACTAAGAATTGAGtgattaaaactaaaatctcaaaaaaataaaaattaaataattaaaattaaattattatttaagtgTAATAAAAAATGCCGATTGAATTTTAATAGTTCAATTGGTTGATTACATGAATTTTTACTTTAttgaagaaattttaattttttaaaaaaaatttcactatcctcaattttcttgaattcatccaaaaataaataaattttttttttcgacatattactttaatttcccctcaaataaatagtaatagaaatataaaatatataatagatatAGTGGGTGAGTTTCaaagtttttttattaaaacaaaaaataaaaaataaaatttacactaAGAATtaacaagcaaaaaagaaaatgcaaataaaaaagaaaaagtactccaaagaaaaaattaaaattggaaaaaaaaaagtaggaaaATAAATACATTATGGGTCCCACAGTATACATGTGGCAGCCAAATGAGGCCTCACACAATTGGCAGTATGTGTACCTCGCccagaataatttttttctgaagATGCCAAgttgattaatatatattgacAAGTTCATTTGCTGTAAAgtgattttataattaaaaaaataaggaatttcCTGTtatagtattaaaaaaaaaggtgtgaATCTCTGTGCTGTGTGATTTGTATTCTTCTTTATGTCAACTTCTCTTCATTtcaaaattgcaatttttttattgataaaattGTATCTCATATTAAAGATTGTCCTATTATATTATTGGATGTTTATGTTCATTAGAATGAAATGGACatttattaacaaaaaaatgaaaaatgaaagggTCAGTAGAcaaatctaatatttttttatcattgaaTAACCAAAATTATTGGTTGTATGTATTGATTACAACTAGGGGTAGGGCATGATCCCACTTTCAGTATAGTAGATAATATAGATAGATTGATTAGGCCGAAAAGAGTTATTTGTTTGAATATTATTAGATGAGTACAATAGAAGGCTCGACATGTTAGGATTTTGccctgatttttttattttatttgaagtttatttttttccttaaaaaaaagttaaagtataatcataaatgcttgaactttttctgaaaggaaaatataattttcttccatatttggtttattctttccttagaagaaagtttggagatctataaattgaagatccatATTCTCATAGCAGAacacaataacatccacaatgtagacatTTAAGTTTTGTTTGTGGGAGATTTTCTCTTTACAGTTTTAATgtctttttattagtttttaattatgtaggccaattggtcatatcatataataatattatgtcttttagtataagtttatgtgtcgtctaatttatcctcatatgatttgcaattgtaagctttcACATGACGCCCTAATCTTAACCTTGAGTGTAATGTACGCTAGGAAGACTTTAGCTACATCTTAACCTGAATGTTTGAGAAACCTCTGAACACAATGTACGCTATCATCAGGGAGACTTTAGCCACATCTTAACCCGAATGAGACGAGATGTGAAAACACCCAATCTCTTTCCGACTGATATGTGGAATCGTCTTGCACCATATGTATTGAGATCATTCGGTGATAGTTATGACTAATCCCAACTACGGAGATCTATGTATTGGTACCATTTTCACACCCCGACTCTCCTATTCTAAATTTTCATCTAGACACGTCAACTAGATCAAAACAAGTTTCTAAACCATGTCTAACCGTTGATCGAGCTTGTGTGGCATTAATatggctaaggtagacaaaatGTGTGCAAGTAGTTTATTAAGCtattaagtaattttattataagGAATATATTACTATAACACATTGGGCGAAGGAGggcaataaaataaagagaaatgaTTTTTAACAAGTGGGGTCTAGAGAGATATCGCGAACGCAACCTTGCCGCTatcttgtgaaggtagagaagTTGCTTCCGATAcaccctcggctcaagtaaagcatacTAATAGCAACAACAAACACCATGGTAACTTAAACAAGGAAACAAccgataataataatattgaaaaactAGTCGACGCTCGACTACATATTGGATAATACTTTACCATTAAACACAATAACAACTATAGGATTATTAAGtatctgtattttttttttttgtagtaaaGTAATAAATACCAATATTATGTTCTATGTTGCTTAAAAAACATCTGATCACTCTACTAAGAACCAAAATGTTCAAAACTATGATGAACCAAcatattatgttatgtatatatatataacgaaAGAATGGCCTCTCCTCTCTTCATCTGTAAGATATAAAACAAACCTGTCGTCTTCACTCCAAGCCAAATCTAACAAGGTAATGACCCTAATATCCAGGGTTTTTTGGAGGCTTCAGATGGGAGAAGAAGCCAATGTTTCCTAGGAAGAACAGAGCAATGACGACTGCGCAAGAAAGAAATAACCAAAGCCACTGCTGCCATTTCCTTTTACCTTTGATGCGAGGCGGGGGAGGAATGGATTTAGTCTTCATTTGTTTTGTATATTGAGACGATTTCTGTTTTCTCCTAGTGATTGTTTGAGGATTCTCAGTAGCCTCGGGATCCTTGACAGTTTCTCTTAGGCTGGTGGAAATCAAAGCAGTTTCACCATCATTAGTTTCGCTCTGTGTTTCACCTACGGAGCCCTTCTTCCTTTCCCTTTTCCGCAgttttttctccttctcctgTATTAAACAAGATATGATTTTAAAACTGTGCATGTAAAACCATAATTTATTGAGAGAAACCAATCTGATTTGAAAGAGCTGAAGATTTACCTTCAGTCTCTGTTCTTCTTCCTTCTGGGCTCGCATTTCAGCTCTCTGTTGGGCCTTCTCTGCATTGCGTTTTTTCCTTTCTAACGCCTCCTTAGCCTTTGCAATCTCCTCCAACCGCCGTTGCTCTTTCAACCTCGCTTCCTCCTCACGCTTCCTCAGTTCCTCCTCCTTTCTAGCAGCCTCTAGCTCCTCAGCAGTTTGCAGAGGCTCAGCCTCTTTTGGCTCATCAACTGTACTCTCTCTTTCAATTGGTTTGCGAGCCTCTTTCGTTTTCTCAACCTGTTTCATCCCTTCCTCTGCTGGCAGAACAACATTGTCATCCTTAatttcatccttaagaactacTACTTGTTTTACTTGCTGAGAGATCGGACGTTGTGACACACTATTGACTTTATCTACACTAGTTACCATCCTATTAACTCTTTCCACTCGGTAACTGGGAAGAACAGCTGGCTCCTCATCAGGACCAAGTGAACGACCATCCAAGGTCCCAAATCTCCTTACTGTACTCCTTGTATTACACCTGATGTAATCTTTTCTGAACTCATCATTCTTGTTCCAAAGATCCATGTACCTTTCAACCTGACAGAGAGTAAAAATTAAACACAAGCAAGCATGAAATTTCTCTGGAAGACATCGAGGAGTGAAATTGCTGACCAACCTGATTCACACAGAGATGATTAAGAGTCTCCATTTCTCTGTTTCGTGCATGATCACTAGCCAAAGTCGCTTCATCCTTGTATGTCCGGAAATGAATATTCTGCATGTTCAGGCATTATGAGATCCAGTAGAATTTTCTCAGTCAAACATAATTTATGGTTTAAAGCTGAACAGTTAATTAACCAGCCTCCAGAATTACGCAaccatagaaaataaaataaataaacgaCAGGACTAGAGACTTTTACTAACCAACAAAATTACAtgtaaaagaaagaaagaaattcagAAGTCTGCCAGCTTCAAGCATTTGTAAGAGTAAAGACTAACCCAGTGTACAAATAATTTGGGAAGGAAAAATGTTTGAGACTGAATCGTGAAGTAAAAACTGTAGAAAGAAGTTTTTCTATCAATAGAGGGCAGGAGATCGAGTAAGGAATCTTCAAAAGGAGAACAGATTATAACAGATTAAGGTTCAATACTCTGATGTGATTACAAACCTTCTCATACAGTCCCTTTTTTAAATTCCGCAATTCTTCATATGCTTCTTggcgaatatcatctgcagctTTAAACTGTGCTTGCAATTCTTTGAGCTTTCGACTCTCATCTTCAAATTTTCGGCTAGCTGCCATCGCAATTGTTTCAGCTTTTGAGACCTTGACTTTGAGGCTATCAAGCTCTTTCTTCAAGGCCTGCACACATTTGGCTCCAGGTTAAGGAAaattagaaggaaaagaaaatcataacaCAAAGTATCAAAAAGTGACAGCATGTTCCAATAAGTGCTGCTGCCGAGCATTCATAATTACTCTTCAATGAACAATGTTAATGACACCAGTTGataacaatcaattataattatgataAGCAGTAGAAGGTAATATTCAGAGGAATATTAAAGCATCATAGTGGGCCCACCCTCAATCGCTCTTCATTTACTTCTCTCTCATCCAGAGACTTCTGCACTTCATCCTGGCTGCCAATGTTAGAGGAAAGCTGTCCACGAAGCTGCTTCAGTTGCTTGATTTCACGAATTAGAAGCTTTTCCTCCTTTAGAGGTACAGTTTCATGTCCAATGATGTGCTCCATATTACAAATCTGCAGGTCATAGATCAGGCAACATAAAAACAAATTCATAAAACGAAACAAAACACTCCAGTTGCTGATTAGAATTTTTTCCGGAAGAGAAGCGAGACATTGTCACAAATCCATACCCTATTATCAATCTCAGTAACGGCAACTGCATTCTTCGCCTTATCAATTATATCTTGAAGTGTCGAGATATCTGCACGCTTTGTCCTGACTTGCTTTCTAGCATCTCTCTCTTGAGCTTTGGCAGCTTCAAATTCAGCACCATGGGTTTGGCAATTGGCCTGCTCATTGAAAAAAGATTTCCTACTAAGGTTTATGAAGAAAGCCACAATAAAGAgattaaaatatattgaatCTAGGAGGCATACTCTTTTATTTCTGATTTTTTGTCTAAAGGTATCCCTATGCTGTGTCTTCTCATCAACATTTTGCTCAGCAACTTTGATGCATTCTCGGATTTTTTCATCTTCAAATCTTGGCATCCTGATCAGGAAGTAAAATCCCTTTGCTGCGATCTGATTCATATCCTTTACAGCCGCAACATCCACAGAGGAACATTCAGGCGAAGTGGCCAACACTTCGTTAGTGTTTGAAATTTCAGCATTCCCACTTTGTTCACATATTAGTTTGTCATCATTACTCCTGTCTGAACCACATGTCATTTCTTCAGTGCCTGCGATCTCTATGCTCGTGTTGGCTGACTCTTGATCAATTTCAATTGGGCAAGTCAAGGTCTCATTTTCAAATGTCACAGTATCAAAGCTAGAAACATCTCTACTGCTTGAAGTGTTTCCCGCTTCAGATAACTCTAAATCAGCTAAAGTAGCCTGATCCTGGCTACTTTCATCATTGCAAGACATCCTACAATCAGAGATCACGTGAAATTTTCTAACCTTGATAATCAATTGATAAACAACCCATCAGTTAAGAAGATCACACATATTAAAAGAAACACAAGTAAATAAGCAGATAAAAGTAAAACTTATAACTACTGCAATTAACATTAACAACACTAAAAAGTGAGAAGAAATTAACCTTCATCACTGAAAACTAAAAGGTAACAACAAGGCAGCCAAAAGTACATTGCCAGTCTACCTCAATGTGCTGCTGCAAAATTAAGCACTGAAATCATGACTGACATTGCTGCCACAACCATTTGATAAGTGCTCAGAGCATCAACTATTTCAACCACAAAACTCGGGGAAAAAAAGTTTACAAGCATGAGAAACAGATTTCCTCTCCTGAGAGGAACACTAGTTGAGTAGCTGATGAACATTTTTCACCAAAATCACTAGAACTGCAAAAGTTAcgaaaaaaaatgtatatttcttttatttttttagaagagCTGTGAGTTCTATTTTTAATGAAGTAAACTGAAAACTTTTATTCCAGAACAATGCTTGACTCAGAAATTCAATCAATCTAAACTTATACCACACATGGACATAAATTTCTTGTTTAATAAGTAATTAAGATGACATTTTTTCGGGTGGACACGGAAAATGGAAAGGGGGTGAGAAGAAACAGTTTGCTTTTTCGAAATAGTTTCACCAGCCAAACAGGATTAATTAGCTTTCTCAAGGAAATAAATGATTCATCAAACTGTGCAAGTTTTTAGAACAGCAACCATGTCATATTTAGTAATCCAATTAATCTAAACTTCAATTCCCCACCTGGATATAAGTAAGATTTAAGTTTCTTAATTGCCAAACTCATAATAATGGAAGGTACTGTGAAACCAAAAACATTTGGCTTTCGTTCCAGATAGTTTACTCAGCAAAGGGTGATATCTTTGCTTTCTGAGGGAAATCCTCTGCTTAGTGTAAAGATTGTCAGGTGCTTTTACCTTTCGTCAATACTTATGCTCGGTGATTTTTCAGCATCCACACTTTCATGTATGAATTTGTCATCACTGGTTTGGTCCGCAACACTAGATTCACCTTCCTTCTTAATGTCAGTTAACTCTATAGCCATATCGGGCACCATTTTACATTCACGAATGGGGTCATTCAAAGTATTTCCACATACAACATCGCGGCACTCATCTTTAATGCTTGAAGCAGAAAAATTTCCAGCTTTGCACAATTCCACATCAGCTAAAACAGACTGATCGATAGAAAATTCAGCATCACTATGCGCCCTAGAAGACAAGAATAACATACAGCTTACTTAATCGTGTCAATACAGCAAGGCAAATTCTGATACtacaaaatgacaaaattacatGCAAAAGCAACAAGATAACATGATAAACTAACTAATGATTCTATTCCAGGACATAACAAATCCAACAACTCATTAGCATCAACCACCAAATCATCAAAGGAAAATAGAATAGAATAAGGTCATAAGACTAAAGAAAACTTCCCTATATAGGAAcctaattataaatataagtaAAACTTCTAGTGAAAATGAAAAGTGACTAATGGGAGCAAATCCCCTCAGATTAAGAAGTGGAAAATTTACAATATTATTGTGAATACTTGGTTTAATATAAGAACACTATATTGTGGGCGCATCAACAAGGACAGTACCTATTTGTCAAAAGATATGATTGCATTAAGAAAGAAGGATTGTAAAAGCTTATAATACAATTAAAGTATATTGAGTTCTccaaaagaaaaagacatttttCCACATAAATAGATGAATCAAAAAGCACACACTATAAAATGTTTGAAACTTGAAGGTATATGTATATTTCAGAGAACTTGCATTTGGTTGCGGTGCTATTTGCCAACTTTGGTATTGGTAGAGACGATGAACACTATAAATGCAAATAATTCACAGGACTGTATATGGTAATCATTATAAGCTGATCAATAAAAGAGCATCCTTGAGACAACTAATATTACACCAGTGATCTATttgtttttcacattttgaacaAGAGGAAAGTGATCCACCATTCAATATATCAACCATAATTGCCTGTGTAACCACccataattgttttttaaatataaatgaagaataaaaaagaattaagcCATAAACAAATTTCTTCTTCCAACAGGAGCATTTATGAAATAATGTATGAATGATACTTGGCTTGATTAACTAGAAAACAAAGGTTTATATCTAAATCATGAAGATTCCAGCTAACATATACGTCACGCCACCTCATTAATATTCAAAACTACTGCAGGGACACTCGAGTGAGTGGGATATGtttgaaaataatcaattttatcttttttatcaaatatatttgcTAAATAATTTCGAAAACCaatatttctttattaaaaatagaagaCATAGGAGATACCCATACAGGTTTCATAACTGTATGAATTACTTGTATAACTGATAGGGAACTTAATGGAGCCCTTTTACAAATAATAGCTCTTGGATTTATAGTGGCCACACTTTTTTCTTAGAGGTAACAACTAACAACTAATGATAGAATCCACCTTATTTATCTTGACGAGATGGCGTAATAGTTAGTCCAATGGCAAAAGTATCACAATATTCAATAGCTTTTTGGGATTTGGAAAGTGGAGTATGGTAGAAAGACCAATTTAGACCgtgtaattaaaattaaaagtggAACTTGAGagtaattgaaaattaaaatatacagGAGAGACCAAGAGATCAACTTAGTTATCCACAAAGATTGAGGTTATTAAAAGTTAAGGCACACAAGAAACAGACATtccattttgaaattttcttattCAAATCAGAGGAACAGATAAGACAGCAAAAAGAGGAATAACAATATAGATTACACTAGGATAGCCTCTTCTATCTGCACAGATTTATATCCTTAATTGCTTGAATAATATAGGTTTAGATAGTTCGAAACGTACCCCACATTATCTGaatttttgtgtgatttttCAGGATCCTCACATTTTTTGTCAAGTATTCCCTTGTTTATACTGTTATCACCACCATTTAATTCACCTTCCAAAATTTCAACTCCACTACCCTCACTGATCAAGTTAGGTCCCAGCAGTTGGGGGTCATCAGTAGAGCTATTCAAATCTGCATTTTCAGCCCCAACGGTGTCGTTGCTAGACACGTCTTCAGTATTTGAAGCACAATAATTACCCACTTCAGAAATTTTTGAATCAACGGAAGTAGATAGGCCTTGGGAAAACTCAGCATTACAAGACATCCTACATCACAGGAGCAAATAGTCAAAGACTTAAGTTTTTTTACTCCAAACAGCTATTTGAAAATGAAGACAATTTTAAACGAGCAAGAGTGGATTCTTTTTCAAAGAGCATTAACTAGAACACAATAC
The DNA window shown above is from Solanum stenotomum isolate F172 chromosome 6, ASM1918654v1, whole genome shotgun sequence and carries:
- the LOC125867494 gene encoding uncharacterized protein LOC125867494; the encoded protein is MSVDAEFSNGPSILTDEKLPEVANSAIACEIASSSGTLVSTKEILTCPADKGQMEHNPASEITGIEEMSGESGGSDKGNDDEKLRNVSAEAANARSSGDKLQCDQSVKTENADTDSGQGALNMVAEIKGVNESGGDFNGGVNLICEESADADKVESNGQKVFSTEIKAVEEIMGESNGSWKNDKSADAEKGDINNSMDIDPVTETMVGMEGMRGESTGPHRSNDDRRLTEESADTEKVESDGQRKPITVTEIKAVEEISGESNGSSENDKSVDDEKGDINNSMAINPVTETVGMEEMRGESSGPHRSNDDKKLSEESAGAEKADSNEDKSLSDQRENAGNEDSNSQSAPNMITKIKGISEIGGDSNCDVKLVCEGSVDAEKVEINGQRAPSILTEIGEIRSESNGSSKIDERADAEKASGNNSMATNIVTEISGLEGQSIGVEKINIMSEITGIDVESNGAEEISNDELVHQESTNIEKADSQGQKISHIVSEIKEIEDIESESDVANKRTNGNSTSEDRKDGEVANDSTPVHKGEILCSIDDVTFGKESVNSLDDDVQNVCNTVFYTKCNEEVGSKFDGDKDIDDKAVCQRDEDSRRLHSDSLASEGMSSDAELSHGPSVLADARLSEVENSFTSFSRDMSSNDAIALGNEATDSCISHGQSQADMVQEIIGKAVGSESNDVDRSSNDNLMCEDFEDDKSFNCSSPAAEGMSCNAEFSQGLSTSVDSKISEVGNYCASNTEDVSSNDTVGAENADLNSSTDDPQLLGPNLISEGSGVEILEGELNGGDNSINKGILDKKCEDPEKSHKNSDNVGAHSDAEFSIDQSVLADVELCKAGNFSASSIKDECRDVVCGNTLNDPIRECKMVPDMAIELTDIKKEGESSVADQTSDDKFIHESVDAEKSPSISIDERMSCNDESSQDQATLADLELSEAGNTSSSRDVSSFDTVTFENETLTCPIEIDQESANTSIEIAGTEEMTCGSDRSNDDKLICEQSGNAEISNTNEVLATSPECSSVDVAAVKDMNQIAAKGFYFLIRMPRFEDEKIRECIKVAEQNVDEKTQHRDTFRQKIRNKRANCQTHGAEFEAAKAQERDARKQVRTKRADISTLQDIIDKAKNAVAVTEIDNRICNMEHIIGHETVPLKEEKLLIREIKQLKQLRGQLSSNIGSQDEVQKSLDEREVNEERLRALKKELDSLKVKVSKAETIAMAASRKFEDESRKLKELQAQFKAADDIRQEAYEELRNLKKGLYEKNIHFRTYKDEATLASDHARNREMETLNHLCVNQVERYMDLWNKNDEFRKDYIRCNTRSTVRRFGTLDGRSLGPDEEPAVLPSYRVERVNRMVTSVDKVNSVSQRPISQQVKQVVVLKDEIKDDNVVLPAEEGMKQVEKTKEARKPIERESTVDEPKEAEPLQTAEELEAARKEEELRKREEEARLKEQRRLEEIAKAKEALERKKRNAEKAQQRAEMRAQKEEEQRLKEKEKKLRKRERKKGSVGETQSETNDGETALISTSLRETVKDPEATENPQTITRRKQKSSQYTKQMKTKSIPPPPRIKGKRKWQQWLWLFLSCAVVIALFFLGNIGFFSHLKPPKNPGY